A part of Saccharomonospora amisosensis genomic DNA contains:
- a CDS encoding helix-turn-helix transcriptional regulator, giving the protein MRVVPRLGSGIPIIGRADELSRLRAAFARARQARAAGVLLAGDAGVGKTRVLTELAEHAATNGALVLTGRCIDIKEGGLPYLPFAEALATLTAIDDEAVAGAVRARPALARLLPTQQGEASAGPGPGHSSTADHEGRRVHAEQDLGQLQLFDAVLGTLAELSVHRPVLLVLEDLHWADRSTRNLFSFLLSRLADHRLLVVGSYREEDVHRRHPLRGLLAELVRLPAVERVELSAFTPHDARAFVAALADEPLPEHVVDSVVSRSQGNPFFVEELLASGTDCEGTDLPSGLAEVLLARLERLTPDTRSMLRAVAVASEAVSHAALAEVSGMAEPELEEALREAVQHHVLVVERGCYLFRHALQREAVYGDLLPGERVRMHAAYASRLRSVPQDRGAEAKLAYHSLESKDFATALAASLRAADEADRIGAPGAALRHVEQALEIWDAVSPRERPGDHDELGLLLQASYFAGTSGEPERAIAFARSAVDTLGPEIAPQRAALVWRRLAEALMVLDSTFIEAEEAIDRAWELVTDAEPSADRAWVFATRAQILRGMERFDEAADSARTAVADGRTSGAAAPEASALATLGTLADADGDAEQARRLLAEAARKAQTAGAVGTELRARYFYALSHDDHADLVPAMELYRRVVERAEESGLLWSTFGVAARSRLVSLRYLSGDWPGESEQDRPGSVESGAVAAMLSCPWSHLAVARGRFAEAERLIAELRGQWRHDILVALEASTAGAELAFWRGEYRQAALSAQEGIGWLERLYALGLGGVRVATLGAEACVAWLADARSRGDSAAEAEAAGMGAKLVELARLCATKGRPRSGTLGPEGQAWLARLEAVAGELLGGPADPALWAKAAEAFGYGAVYDQAVCEWQHARSLLTEGEPAAAAKSLRRAHEVAGKLGAEPLRHAVEALARRARISLADEPVRRDQGRGPLTEREHAVLERVALGRTNRQVGEDLYISEKTVSVHLSRAMAKLGASRRAEAVAIAYDRGLLTRR; this is encoded by the coding sequence ATGCGAGTTGTGCCCCGTCTTGGTTCCGGTATCCCTATCATCGGTCGCGCCGACGAGTTGTCCCGGTTGCGAGCCGCGTTCGCCCGCGCGCGGCAGGCGAGGGCCGCGGGTGTGTTGCTGGCGGGCGACGCGGGGGTCGGCAAGACCAGGGTGCTCACCGAACTGGCCGAGCACGCCGCCACCAACGGGGCGCTGGTACTGACCGGCCGCTGCATCGACATCAAGGAGGGCGGACTGCCCTACCTGCCCTTCGCCGAGGCACTCGCCACACTCACCGCGATCGACGACGAGGCGGTGGCGGGCGCGGTTCGGGCTCGCCCCGCACTCGCCAGGCTGTTGCCCACTCAGCAGGGGGAGGCGAGCGCCGGACCTGGGCCCGGGCATTCCTCGACGGCGGATCACGAGGGCAGGCGGGTGCACGCCGAGCAGGACCTCGGGCAGCTGCAGCTGTTCGACGCCGTGCTGGGGACGCTGGCGGAGCTGTCCGTTCACCGGCCCGTGCTGCTTGTGCTGGAAGACCTGCACTGGGCCGACCGGTCCACCCGCAACCTGTTCTCGTTTCTGCTGTCAAGGCTGGCGGATCACCGGCTGCTCGTGGTCGGCAGCTACCGGGAGGAGGACGTGCACCGGCGGCACCCGCTGCGGGGACTGCTTGCCGAGTTGGTGCGGCTGCCCGCGGTCGAGCGGGTGGAACTGTCGGCGTTCACGCCGCACGACGCGCGGGCGTTCGTGGCGGCGCTGGCCGATGAGCCGTTGCCGGAGCACGTCGTAGACAGTGTGGTGTCCCGGTCGCAGGGCAACCCGTTCTTCGTCGAGGAACTGCTGGCGTCGGGAACCGACTGCGAGGGAACCGACCTGCCCTCCGGGTTGGCCGAGGTGCTGCTGGCGCGGTTGGAGCGGCTGACACCGGACACCCGCAGTATGTTGCGTGCGGTGGCGGTCGCCAGCGAGGCGGTGAGCCATGCCGCGCTCGCGGAGGTGAGCGGTATGGCCGAGCCGGAACTGGAGGAGGCACTGCGCGAGGCGGTGCAGCACCATGTGCTGGTTGTCGAACGTGGCTGCTACCTGTTCCGGCACGCGTTGCAGCGTGAAGCCGTCTACGGTGACCTGCTGCCGGGGGAGCGGGTCCGTATGCACGCGGCCTACGCGAGCAGGCTGCGTTCGGTACCGCAGGACCGCGGCGCGGAGGCCAAGCTTGCCTACCACAGCCTGGAGAGCAAGGACTTCGCCACGGCGCTGGCCGCCTCGCTGCGGGCTGCCGACGAGGCGGACCGGATCGGCGCCCCCGGTGCCGCGCTGCGGCACGTTGAACAGGCACTCGAGATCTGGGATGCCGTGTCGCCGCGGGAAAGACCCGGCGATCACGACGAACTGGGCCTGCTGCTGCAGGCCTCCTATTTCGCCGGGACGTCAGGGGAACCGGAGCGGGCGATCGCGTTCGCGCGTTCGGCGGTGGACACGCTGGGACCCGAGATCGCGCCCCAGCGCGCCGCACTGGTCTGGCGCAGGCTCGCCGAAGCCCTGATGGTGCTCGACAGCACCTTCATAGAGGCGGAGGAAGCGATTGACCGGGCGTGGGAACTCGTCACCGATGCCGAGCCGAGCGCGGATCGCGCCTGGGTTTTCGCCACCAGGGCGCAGATTCTTCGCGGCATGGAGCGCTTCGACGAGGCCGCGGACAGCGCTCGCACCGCGGTCGCGGACGGCAGGACAAGCGGCGCCGCCGCACCGGAGGCTTCGGCGCTGGCCACACTCGGCACGCTCGCCGATGCCGACGGCGATGCCGAGCAGGCGCGCCGGCTGCTGGCGGAGGCCGCCCGCAAGGCGCAGACGGCGGGCGCGGTCGGCACCGAACTGAGGGCGAGGTATTTCTACGCGCTCAGCCACGACGATCACGCCGACCTGGTGCCCGCGATGGAGCTGTATCGCCGGGTGGTGGAGCGTGCGGAGGAGTCGGGGCTGCTGTGGAGCACCTTCGGTGTCGCGGCCCGCTCACGGCTGGTGTCGTTGCGCTATCTGAGCGGCGACTGGCCGGGTGAGTCCGAACAGGACCGACCGGGCTCGGTGGAGTCCGGTGCGGTGGCCGCGATGCTCAGCTGCCCGTGGAGTCACCTCGCGGTCGCCAGGGGCCGCTTCGCCGAAGCGGAGCGGCTGATCGCCGAACTGCGCGGGCAGTGGCGCCACGACATCTTGGTAGCGCTCGAGGCGAGCACGGCAGGCGCCGAATTGGCCTTCTGGCGGGGCGAGTACCGGCAGGCCGCGCTCAGCGCGCAGGAGGGTATCGGCTGGCTGGAGCGGTTGTACGCGTTAGGGCTGGGAGGTGTGCGGGTGGCCACGCTCGGCGCGGAGGCGTGCGTGGCGTGGCTGGCCGATGCCCGGTCACGCGGCGACAGCGCCGCCGAGGCCGAAGCGGCGGGAATGGGGGCGAAGCTGGTGGAACTCGCCAGGCTGTGCGCGACGAAGGGTCGCCCGCGTTCCGGCACACTCGGCCCGGAGGGGCAGGCGTGGCTGGCAAGGCTAGAAGCCGTTGCCGGTGAGCTGCTGGGCGGCCCGGCCGACCCGGCACTGTGGGCGAAGGCCGCCGAGGCCTTCGGCTACGGCGCGGTCTACGACCAGGCGGTGTGCGAATGGCAGCACGCGCGGAGCTTGCTTACCGAGGGCGAACCCGCGGCGGCGGCGAAATCACTGCGCCGGGCCCACGAGGTGGCGGGCAAGCTCGGCGCGGAACCGCTACGCCATGCGGTGGAGGCGCTGGCCCGCCGCGCCAGGATCAGCCTGGCGGACGAGCCGGTGCGGCGTGACCAGGGCAGAGGACCGCTCACCGAGAGGGAGCACGCGGTGCTGGAGCGCGTCGCGCTCGGCCGCACCAACCGGCAGGTGGGCGAGGACCTCTACATCAGCGAGAAGACGGTGAGCGTGCACCTGTCGCGGGCGATGGCCAAGCTCGGCGCCAGCAGGAGGGCCGAGGCCGTGGCCATCGCCTACGACCGGGGGCTGCTCACCCGGCGGTGA
- a CDS encoding acyl-CoA dehydrogenase family protein, which yields MNEELDDFRDLARSFCVKELAGNQERWMAQKQIDREVWTKAGEVGLLALSIPEEYGGGGGTFAHEAVLYEEQARCGDGAWGVSVHNGIVAHYLLAYASEERKREWLPKLASGEYVGAIAMTEPGTGSDLQGIKTRAVRDGDHYVINGSKTFITNGAHADLVVVAVKTDPEAGAKGVSLIAVETSTPGFRRGRVLDKVGLRGQDTAELFFDDVRVPAQNLLGEEEGRGFIQLMEQLPQERLIIAVTAVAGMEGAVDKTIEYTKERTAFGRPIFGFQNTKFKLAEAATEAAVSRAFLDQCIERHLRGELDVQGAAMAKLWTTERVNKVIDECVQLFGGYGYMTEYPIARAWADVRISRIFGGTSEIMKDIISRTL from the coding sequence ATGAACGAGGAACTCGACGACTTCCGCGACCTGGCGAGGAGTTTCTGCGTCAAGGAACTCGCTGGGAATCAGGAGCGGTGGATGGCCCAGAAGCAGATCGACCGCGAGGTATGGACCAAGGCGGGGGAGGTCGGCCTGCTCGCACTGTCCATTCCGGAGGAATACGGTGGCGGTGGCGGCACCTTCGCGCACGAGGCCGTTCTCTACGAGGAGCAGGCCCGCTGCGGTGACGGCGCGTGGGGCGTGTCCGTCCACAACGGAATCGTCGCGCACTACCTGCTCGCCTACGCGAGCGAGGAGCGCAAGCGGGAGTGGCTGCCCAAGCTCGCCAGCGGTGAGTACGTCGGGGCCATCGCGATGACCGAGCCCGGTACCGGTTCCGACCTACAGGGCATCAAGACCCGCGCGGTGCGCGACGGCGACCACTACGTCATCAACGGTTCCAAGACCTTCATCACCAACGGCGCCCACGCCGACCTCGTCGTCGTCGCGGTGAAGACCGACCCGGAGGCGGGCGCCAAGGGCGTCTCGCTGATCGCGGTCGAGACCTCCACGCCGGGCTTTCGGCGGGGCCGCGTGCTGGACAAGGTAGGCCTGCGCGGCCAGGACACGGCCGAACTGTTCTTCGACGACGTCCGCGTGCCCGCGCAGAACCTGCTCGGTGAGGAGGAAGGCCGTGGCTTCATCCAGTTGATGGAGCAGCTTCCGCAGGAGCGGCTCATCATCGCCGTCACCGCGGTCGCGGGCATGGAGGGCGCGGTGGACAAGACCATCGAGTACACCAAGGAACGCACCGCGTTCGGCAGGCCGATCTTCGGCTTCCAGAACACCAAGTTCAAGCTCGCCGAGGCCGCCACCGAAGCCGCGGTGTCGCGGGCCTTCCTCGACCAGTGCATCGAGCGGCACCTGCGGGGAGAACTGGACGTGCAGGGCGCCGCGATGGCGAAGCTGTGGACCACCGAGCGGGTCAACAAGGTGATCGACGAGTGCGTCCAGCTGTTCGGCGGCTACGGCTACATGACCGAGTATCCGATCGCGAGGGCGTGGGCCGACGTGCGGATCTCGCGGATCTTCGGCGGGACCAGCGAGATCATGAAGGACATCATCTCCCGCACGCTGTGA
- a CDS encoding DUF397 domain-containing protein — MSDMELSGLKWRKSSYSGGGNDCVEVAFTGDGAALRDSKNPAAGALAVPAAEWDALLEAARSGVLNPH, encoded by the coding sequence ATGAGCGACATGGAGCTATCCGGCCTGAAGTGGCGAAAGAGCAGCTACAGTGGCGGCGGCAACGACTGTGTCGAGGTCGCCTTCACCGGTGACGGGGCCGCGTTGCGCGACTCGAAGAACCCCGCCGCGGGTGCGTTGGCGGTCCCGGCAGCCGAATGGGACGCCCTGCTCGAGGCCGCGCGGTCGGGTGTGTTGAACCCGCACTGA
- a CDS encoding helix-turn-helix domain-containing protein: MTRGQGPTVRRRRLASELRRLRERAELTIDEVGEKLECSASKISRIETGHVGVTPRDARDMLELYGVRGDEQEALVQLAREARKRGWWHAYNEVFTGAFVGLEADASSLRAFQALLVPGLLQTERYARAVIHAMRPDAADAEIERRVAARMTRQRLLSDPSPPEYWAVVDEAVLRRVVGGAEVMAEQLGRLADVAQLPHVTIQVVPFGAGAHPGMEGPFLILGFPEQADPDVVYVDSTSSGVYLELEPDVRRYALMFDHLRAAALGPDDSVNVIADAARRFEQRSE; the protein is encoded by the coding sequence ATGACACGAGGGCAGGGGCCGACCGTTCGACGGCGCAGGCTGGCCAGCGAACTGCGGCGGCTCCGGGAACGGGCTGAGCTGACGATCGATGAGGTCGGCGAGAAACTCGAGTGTTCGGCATCGAAGATCAGCCGGATCGAAACCGGGCACGTGGGGGTCACCCCGCGAGACGCGCGGGACATGCTCGAGCTGTACGGGGTACGGGGAGACGAGCAGGAGGCGTTGGTCCAGCTGGCGAGAGAGGCCCGCAAGCGCGGCTGGTGGCACGCCTATAACGAGGTGTTCACCGGTGCCTTCGTGGGGCTGGAGGCGGATGCCAGCTCGTTACGTGCGTTCCAGGCATTGCTGGTGCCCGGCCTGTTGCAGACCGAGCGCTACGCCAGGGCGGTGATCCACGCGATGCGGCCCGATGCGGCCGATGCCGAGATCGAGCGCAGAGTCGCCGCGCGGATGACCCGGCAGCGGCTGCTCAGCGATCCGAGTCCACCCGAGTACTGGGCCGTTGTGGACGAGGCGGTGCTGCGAAGGGTCGTCGGCGGAGCTGAGGTGATGGCCGAGCAACTGGGCAGGTTGGCCGACGTCGCTCAGTTGCCGCACGTGACCATCCAGGTGGTGCCGTTCGGCGCGGGGGCGCATCCGGGAATGGAGGGCCCCTTTCTCATCCTCGGCTTTCCCGAGCAAGCCGACCCCGACGTCGTATACGTGGACAGCACGAGCAGCGGCGTGTATCTGGAACTGGAGCCCGATGTGCGGCGCTATGCCCTCATGTTCGATCATTTGCGGGCCGCCGCGCTCGGGCCGGACGACTCGGTCAACGTGATCGCCGACGCGGCACGGCGGTTCGAACAACGAAGCGAGTGA
- a CDS encoding lytic transglycosylase domain-containing protein → MHEPRTRTASRSGRAALARLVIVVAVLGVAAGGVWLVARAASPQAGPTTTDIPALDVRPADVEPGSAAPATDHITDRGTSGRAGGGRVTAPGANPLLDWARTTSAATAVPERALLAYGNAELVMREHQPSCRLSWATLAGIGRVESNHGRYGGAILGEDGRPSKPIIGVPLDGSEGVKAILDTDGGRLDGDVEHDRAVGPMQFIPSTWLRHGTDASGDGMADPQQIDDAALSAARYLCASGRDMSTAEGWWSGVLSYNNSTEYGRKVFGLAEDYAAAVRQAR, encoded by the coding sequence GTGCACGAACCGCGGACACGCACGGCGAGTCGAAGCGGGCGGGCGGCTCTGGCCCGCCTGGTGATCGTGGTGGCGGTACTCGGCGTCGCGGCGGGCGGAGTGTGGCTCGTCGCCCGCGCCGCCAGCCCACAGGCAGGCCCGACCACCACCGACATCCCGGCGCTGGACGTGCGACCGGCCGACGTCGAGCCGGGTTCGGCCGCACCCGCCACCGACCACATAACCGACCGCGGGACCAGTGGCAGGGCTGGTGGCGGTCGGGTCACCGCCCCCGGCGCCAACCCGCTGCTGGATTGGGCCCGCACGACCTCGGCCGCCACCGCGGTTCCGGAACGGGCGCTGCTGGCATACGGCAACGCTGAACTGGTGATGCGGGAGCACCAGCCCAGCTGCAGGCTGTCGTGGGCGACGCTGGCTGGCATAGGACGGGTCGAGTCCAACCATGGCCGCTACGGCGGCGCGATACTCGGCGAGGACGGCAGGCCGTCGAAACCGATCATCGGTGTCCCGCTCGACGGTTCCGAGGGAGTCAAGGCGATCCTGGACACCGACGGCGGCAGGCTCGACGGTGACGTCGAACACGATCGGGCCGTCGGCCCCATGCAGTTCATCCCGAGCACCTGGCTGCGGCACGGGACCGACGCCTCCGGAGACGGCATGGCCGACCCGCAACAGATCGACGACGCGGCGCTGTCGGCCGCGCGCTACCTGTGCGCGAGTGGAAGGGACATGTCGACCGCCGAGGGTTGGTGGTCGGGGGTGCTGTCCTACAACAACTCCACCGAGTACGGGCGCAAGGTTTTCGGCCTCGCCGAGGACTACGCGGCCGCGGTAAGGCAAGCCCGGTAG
- a CDS encoding helix-turn-helix transcriptional regulator, whose protein sequence is MRDPGVDAVIRQWAAEREQNAEDREVHRIASTWLAEAPRSAPGIPGQRRESGPQRWAPVDVADPGYLEAMRQRLPEAPLELLTAAAGWWQMIGDVEEAKAWWDAGISPLDQRALDYRAAGLTPSDLGRRLGPLTVLEHLRRGSAPAWCVARLARQQQRRDAS, encoded by the coding sequence ATGCGAGATCCCGGAGTTGACGCGGTGATCCGGCAGTGGGCGGCCGAGCGCGAGCAGAACGCGGAGGACCGGGAGGTTCACCGCATCGCCTCCACCTGGCTGGCCGAGGCTCCGCGGTCCGCGCCGGGTATCCCGGGGCAGCGGCGCGAGAGCGGCCCGCAGCGCTGGGCGCCGGTGGACGTCGCGGACCCGGGATATCTCGAAGCGATGCGGCAGCGCCTTCCCGAAGCGCCGCTCGAACTGTTGACGGCCGCCGCGGGATGGTGGCAGATGATCGGTGACGTCGAAGAGGCCAAGGCGTGGTGGGATGCCGGCATCAGCCCGCTCGACCAGCGTGCGCTCGACTACCGGGCCGCAGGGCTGACACCCTCCGACCTCGGCAGGCGGCTCGGCCCGCTGACGGTGCTCGAGCACCTGCGCCGTGGCAGCGCTCCCGCTTGGTGTGTCGCGCGCCTCGCGCGGCAGCAGCAGCGCCGCGACGCGAGCTGA
- a CDS encoding CaiB/BaiF CoA transferase family protein, producing MNAGPLSGLKVIELAGLAPAPFACTILADLGADVIRVDRATPGEDVLGMPYDPLLRSRRTIGVNTKTAEGVELVLKLAERADVLVEGFRPGVAERMGLGPQQVHARNPRLVYGRITGWGQDGPLAPRAGHDINYLGLSGALHAIGRAGQRPLPPVNFLADFGGGGLFLAMGVLAALYERTSSGQGQVVDASMVDGAALLTAQLHGLRASGLWDGQRGENMLDTGAPFYDTYETADGKYVAVGALEMRFWAALVRVLGLEGEELPNHLDKREWPRLREKLTETIGKYTRDELVAMAEGTDACLTPVLSPWEAASHPHNEARGTFVEVDGVVQPAPGPKFDRTPAAAPGAPHQKGADTAAVLSEELGLADGEIERLRDAGAVN from the coding sequence ATGAACGCTGGTCCGCTGAGCGGGCTCAAGGTGATCGAACTCGCCGGCCTCGCGCCAGCTCCGTTCGCCTGCACGATCCTCGCCGACCTCGGCGCGGACGTGATCAGGGTGGACAGGGCGACCCCCGGCGAGGACGTGCTGGGAATGCCCTACGACCCGCTGCTGCGCAGCCGCAGGACCATCGGCGTGAACACCAAGACCGCCGAGGGCGTGGAGTTGGTGCTGAAGCTCGCCGAGCGAGCCGACGTGCTCGTCGAGGGTTTCCGGCCCGGTGTCGCGGAGCGGATGGGACTTGGCCCGCAACAGGTGCACGCCCGCAACCCGCGGCTGGTTTACGGCCGGATCACCGGCTGGGGCCAGGACGGTCCGCTTGCGCCAAGGGCGGGGCACGACATCAACTATCTCGGCCTGTCGGGGGCGCTGCACGCCATCGGCAGGGCGGGACAGCGGCCGCTGCCGCCGGTGAACTTCCTCGCCGATTTCGGTGGCGGCGGGCTGTTCCTCGCGATGGGCGTGCTCGCCGCGCTGTACGAGCGGACTTCCTCTGGTCAGGGGCAGGTGGTGGACGCCTCGATGGTCGACGGCGCAGCACTGCTCACCGCCCAGCTGCACGGGTTGCGGGCGAGCGGGCTGTGGGACGGCCAGCGTGGCGAGAACATGCTCGACACCGGCGCGCCCTTCTACGACACCTACGAGACCGCTGACGGCAAGTACGTCGCCGTCGGCGCACTCGAGATGCGGTTCTGGGCGGCGTTGGTGCGGGTGCTCGGGCTTGAGGGTGAGGAACTGCCCAACCACCTCGACAAGCGGGAATGGCCCCGGCTGCGGGAGAAACTCACCGAGACCATAGGCAAATACACCAGGGACGAGCTGGTCGCCATGGCAGAGGGCACCGACGCGTGTCTGACCCCGGTGTTGTCCCCGTGGGAGGCGGCGTCGCACCCGCACAACGAGGCGCGGGGCACGTTCGTGGAGGTCGATGGCGTCGTGCAACCCGCACCGGGACCGAAGTTCGACCGCACCCCTGCGGCCGCGCCGGGGGCACCTCACCAGAAGGGCGCCGACACTGCGGCCGTGCTGTCGGAGGAACTCGGACTCGCCGACGGCGAGATCGAGCGGTTGCGTGACGCGGGCGCGGTGAACTGA
- a CDS encoding succinic semialdehyde dehydrogenase, whose product MTSTTPVNPSRPATIGGVPGAPRTSRAAELADRAVGGLHNAPIELKAPFTGLTTATLPQATEHEVRAAFERAREAQRAWARRPVRERARVLRHLHDLVLDKQAEALDLIQIEAGKSRLDAFDEISATALVAAYYGKHGPGILAPRRVAGVLPLLTKAGQLHHPKGVVGVISPWNYPLALTAMDVLPALLAGNTVVQKPDNQTALSALWLHELACAAGLPPQAWQIVLGRGSQIGDALVEEPDYVCFTGSTPTGKRLAGRIAQRLTGYSLELGGKNPMLVLPDADVSKAAAGAVAACFSSAGQLCVSVERIYVHDSIAEEFIAAFARRTEALRLGGTLDYGTDMGSLTSTGQLRAVSAHVDDARAQGATVVTGGKARPDIGPLFYEPTILTGVPETARVFAEETFGPVVSVYRYSNVDDAVERANDTEFGLNASVWSRDGKRGWEIAARLRAGTVNVNEGYAATFGTVGLPMGGMKESGVGRRNGAEGLLKYTESQSIAVQRGMRLRPFPGMPPRIWTTLMTLGMRLLARLPRR is encoded by the coding sequence ATGACGAGCACGACGCCGGTGAATCCGTCCCGACCGGCCACGATCGGCGGGGTGCCAGGCGCTCCGCGCACGAGCAGAGCGGCCGAGTTGGCCGACCGCGCCGTGGGCGGCCTGCACAACGCGCCCATCGAGCTGAAGGCCCCTTTCACCGGGCTGACCACCGCGACCCTGCCGCAGGCCACCGAGCATGAGGTGCGGGCCGCGTTCGAACGCGCCCGCGAGGCACAGCGGGCCTGGGCACGCCGCCCGGTCCGGGAGCGGGCACGAGTGCTGCGTCACCTGCACGACCTCGTACTCGACAAGCAGGCAGAAGCGCTCGATCTCATCCAGATCGAAGCGGGCAAGTCCAGGCTCGACGCCTTCGACGAGATCAGCGCGACCGCGCTCGTCGCCGCCTACTACGGCAAGCACGGGCCGGGCATTCTCGCTCCGCGCAGGGTGGCCGGTGTACTCCCGCTGCTGACCAAGGCAGGGCAACTGCACCATCCCAAGGGCGTGGTGGGAGTGATCTCACCGTGGAACTACCCGCTGGCGCTCACCGCGATGGACGTGTTGCCCGCACTGCTCGCGGGCAACACCGTTGTGCAGAAGCCGGACAACCAGACGGCCCTTTCGGCGCTGTGGCTGCACGAACTGGCCTGCGCCGCGGGCTTGCCGCCGCAGGCGTGGCAGATCGTGCTCGGCAGGGGCTCACAGATCGGCGACGCGCTGGTAGAAGAGCCCGACTACGTCTGCTTCACCGGTTCGACCCCGACAGGCAAGCGGCTGGCGGGCCGGATCGCGCAGCGGCTCACCGGCTACTCGCTGGAACTCGGCGGCAAGAACCCGATGCTCGTGCTGCCGGACGCGGATGTCTCCAAGGCCGCCGCGGGCGCGGTCGCGGCTTGCTTCTCCTCCGCGGGGCAGTTGTGCGTTTCCGTGGAGCGCATCTACGTGCACGACAGCATCGCCGAGGAGTTCATCGCCGCCTTCGCGCGGCGTACCGAAGCGCTGCGGCTGGGAGGAACCCTCGACTACGGCACGGACATGGGCTCGCTCACCTCCACCGGGCAGCTACGGGCGGTGTCGGCGCACGTCGACGATGCCCGCGCGCAGGGCGCCACGGTGGTGACCGGCGGCAAGGCACGGCCCGACATCGGCCCGCTGTTCTACGAGCCCACGATCCTCACCGGGGTGCCGGAGACGGCCAGGGTGTTCGCCGAGGAAACCTTCGGGCCCGTGGTGTCGGTGTACCGCTACTCAAACGTCGACGATGCCGTCGAGCGTGCCAACGACACCGAGTTCGGGCTCAACGCGAGTGTGTGGTCACGCGACGGCAAGCGGGGCTGGGAGATCGCCGCCAGGCTGAGGGCGGGCACGGTGAACGTGAACGAGGGCTACGCCGCCACGTTCGGTACGGTGGGACTCCCGATGGGCGGTATGAAGGAGTCCGGCGTCGGCCGCCGCAACGGCGCGGAGGGGCTGCTGAAGTACACCGAGTCGCAGTCGATCGCCGTACAGCGTGGAATGCGGCTGCGCCCCTTCCCCGGCATGCCACCGCGGATCTGGACCACGTTGATGACACTGGGCATGCGCCTGCTCGCCCGACTACCTCGCCGCTGA
- a CDS encoding transcriptional regulator has translation MSKSSTVSRGLAIAAVCVLGLVVGLGLAWWQWERYSSAGGTFQNLGYVLQWPLFGLFPLFMVRRMRRLRRQAAEQRTETEPTGGTAVPLKQRRTDAPTTASARSVARAGPADDELAAYNRYLAELNARDREGN, from the coding sequence GTGTCCAAGAGCTCGACCGTATCCCGTGGGCTGGCGATCGCCGCCGTCTGCGTGCTGGGCCTCGTGGTCGGCCTCGGGCTGGCGTGGTGGCAGTGGGAGCGCTACTCCTCGGCGGGCGGTACCTTCCAGAACCTCGGTTACGTGTTGCAGTGGCCACTGTTCGGGCTTTTCCCGTTGTTCATGGTGCGGCGGATGCGCAGGCTGCGGCGGCAGGCAGCTGAGCAGCGAACCGAGACCGAGCCCACAGGCGGCACAGCCGTGCCGCTGAAGCAGCGGCGGACCGATGCGCCGACCACAGCATCGGCGCGGTCGGTCGCACGCGCCGGGCCCGCTGATGACGAACTTGCCGCCTACAACAGATACCTGGCGGAGTTGAACGCTCGAGATCGCGAGGGGAACTGA
- a CDS encoding TetR/AcrR family transcriptional regulator codes for MTTRERGHRTQAQRRAETRAALLDATIDCLVELGYARSSMQEICSRAGVSKGAAQHHFAGKAQLMAAAVEHLATKLKQQRTPDAESLPDGPARVAAAIDLLWRAYSGTLASAAMELWVAARTDPELRAAMRPVDRALGRSTLEDLATLSGDLPRQNLETLYWLTVNLTRGLALDAELGGDPQRRAQLLEEWKRIATTLYAR; via the coding sequence GTGACGACGCGAGAACGCGGACACCGCACGCAGGCGCAGCGCCGTGCCGAGACCCGGGCGGCGCTGCTCGACGCGACGATCGACTGCCTTGTCGAACTCGGTTACGCGCGCTCGTCGATGCAGGAGATCTGCTCGCGGGCGGGAGTGTCCAAGGGTGCCGCGCAGCACCACTTCGCGGGCAAGGCACAACTGATGGCCGCGGCGGTCGAGCACCTTGCGACCAAACTGAAGCAACAGCGCACACCGGACGCCGAGAGCCTGCCGGACGGGCCCGCACGCGTGGCCGCGGCGATCGACCTGCTGTGGCGCGCGTACTCGGGCACCCTCGCCAGCGCCGCGATGGAACTGTGGGTGGCCGCACGCACCGATCCCGAACTCCGGGCGGCGATGCGCCCCGTCGATCGCGCACTCGGCCGCTCGACGCTGGAAGATCTCGCCACGCTGTCCGGCGACCTGCCGAGGCAGAACCTGGAGACGCTGTACTGGCTCACCGTGAACCTCACCCGAGGGCTGGCGCTGGACGCCGAACTGGGGGGTGACCCGCAGCGCAGGGCGCAACTGCTGGAGGAGTGGAAGCGGATCGCGACGACGCTGTACGCCCGCTGA